AACACTATTTTTTTGTATCCCCCTAGTCCCGCGATTTCAAAGTCTTATACAATACCACTAAAACGCTGACACATGTAGGAGCGAGTGGGGGCACGGCATTGCCGTGCCCCTACATCTGGTATCATATCGTGTGGATTTAGGGGTATCTAAAAATTTATCCGGCCAAACAAATAGTTTGAAAACACGCGCTAGTGTATAATCAAACGAGTCATCAGGTTCTGGTGGGGAACAGCCATCAGAGGTAACGGGGAAAGCTCGGTGTAAGTCCGGCACTGTCCCGCAACTGTGAGCCAATTTGCAATTTTAGATGCGCGAGTTAAGTGATCTAAAATTACAATTTGAGTTAGTCAGAACGCCCACCAAGGTTGACCGATCAATTCTACACATCTGCGAGGTACGGATGACTGCTGCTGCGAATATTTCCATAACTAGCCCCTTGGATGTGGCCTCCCATACCTTATTTGTCTGTAAAACCTGTGCCAGCGTTTGGGAACAGGGAAAGCGTGTCGGTGAAAGTGGGGGTCAAAAACTACTAGAACAGCTTCAGCACCTGGCACAAGATTGGGATTTACAAGCTGAATTCCCCATTCAAGAAGTGGAATGTATGAGTGCTTGTAACCGTTCTTGCGTGGTCGCTTTTGCAGGTATTGGTAAAATCACATATCTCTTTGGTGATTTAGCCGTTGATGAGAGTGCATCTGCGGTTTTAGAATGTGCTAGTCAATACTACACTCAAGCTGAGGGTTTACTACCTTGGTCAGCACGCCCGGAAGCCTTGAAAAAAGGCATTTTAGCCAAAATTCCCCCCTTAGCTCTAGGATGATGGTGCGGGTTTTGATTTTGGGGGGAACCGGAGATGCAGGGGAACTAGCTGCTAGAGTTGCTGCTATCCCACACTTTGAGGTGATTTCGTCTTTAGCCGGTCGCACCCGTGAACCATCTCTTCCCTTGGGGGATTTGCGAATTGGGGGCTTTGGTGGTGCGGCTGGATTGGCTAATTATCTGCGTCAGATGAGAATTGATGTATTAATTGATGCTACCCATCCCTTCGCACAACAGATTTCCAGCAATGGGGCTATGGCTGCGAATGAAGTGGGAATACCCCATCTCATGTTAGTTCGCCAGCCTTGGGAGCAGCAAAAAGGCGATCGCTGGATTGAAGTTGAGAACACGGAAGCTGCAGCAGCGGTACTGCCAAATCAAGCACAGCGGGTATTTTTAACCGTCGGTAGACAAGAACTTGCAGCCTTCGCCCATTTAGAGGATATCTGGTTTTTGATGCGGATGATTGACCCTCCCAGCCCTGATGCTTTGATACCCCCAGGTTTGCTATTGTGCGATCGCGGCCCATTTTTTCTGGAGAATGAGCGAAAAATCCTCATTCACCACAACATTGATACAATTGTGAGCAAAAATAGCGGTGGTGATGCAACCTATGCCAAAATTATCGCCGCACGGGAATTAGGCGTTAAAGTCGTGATGGTAAACCGGAAAGCCACACCACCAGGGGCGCAAGTCTCAGATGTTAAAAGTGCTGTGGCTTGGCTACTTGACAAATTGCATAATTAGTCAACAATATGCTTACTCAGAGATTGTATTTACTCGTGTACCTCATTGACCCGAAAATTGCTGTAAATAATGGTTAAATATTGAGGCGCCCTGTAGTCAACAATTGATATCCTCCGACAAAACAAGCCATTGAAAGAGAAAATTGCCAGAGACTTGTAGGGTTGAGGATAGCGCTGCT
The Gloeotrichia echinulata CP02 DNA segment above includes these coding regions:
- a CDS encoding DUF1636 family protein, with amino-acid sequence MTAAANISITSPLDVASHTLFVCKTCASVWEQGKRVGESGGQKLLEQLQHLAQDWDLQAEFPIQEVECMSACNRSCVVAFAGIGKITYLFGDLAVDESASAVLECASQYYTQAEGLLPWSARPEALKKGILAKIPPLALG
- a CDS encoding cobalt-precorrin-6A reductase codes for the protein MVRVLILGGTGDAGELAARVAAIPHFEVISSLAGRTREPSLPLGDLRIGGFGGAAGLANYLRQMRIDVLIDATHPFAQQISSNGAMAANEVGIPHLMLVRQPWEQQKGDRWIEVENTEAAAAVLPNQAQRVFLTVGRQELAAFAHLEDIWFLMRMIDPPSPDALIPPGLLLCDRGPFFLENERKILIHHNIDTIVSKNSGGDATYAKIIAARELGVKVVMVNRKATPPGAQVSDVKSAVAWLLDKLHN